From the genome of Deinococcus roseus, one region includes:
- a CDS encoding RNA 2'-phosphotransferase, which produces MDWIKLEKLLSFLLRHSPETLNLNMDASGWVETDALVKAVKFKEPKFDLKFLQKIVKDSQKQRFSFSEDGSKIRANQGHSVKVDLQLSPADPPETLYHGTVERFLDSIMQEGLKKGDRQHVHLSLDLQTAEKVGTRRGKPIILTVSAREMQQDGYVFYVSDNGVWLTENVPPQYLDLQLS; this is translated from the coding sequence ATGGACTGGATCAAACTAGAAAAATTATTGTCGTTTTTGCTCAGGCATTCCCCTGAGACCCTGAATCTGAACATGGACGCTTCAGGCTGGGTGGAAACTGACGCACTTGTCAAAGCCGTCAAATTCAAGGAGCCAAAATTTGACCTCAAATTCCTGCAGAAAATCGTGAAAGACAGCCAGAAACAGCGCTTTTCCTTCTCAGAAGATGGCAGCAAAATCCGTGCCAACCAGGGGCACTCTGTGAAAGTGGACCTGCAGCTTTCCCCTGCAGATCCTCCAGAAACCCTCTATCACGGAACAGTGGAACGCTTCCTGGACAGCATCATGCAGGAAGGCCTCAAAAAAGGCGACCGCCAGCACGTGCACCTCTCGCTGGACCTGCAGACCGCTGAAAAAGTGGGCACCCGACGCGGCAAACCCATCATCCTGACCGTCAGTGCCCGGGAAATGCAGCAGGATGGCTATGTTTTTTATGTGTCAGACAATGGTGTGTGGCTCACCGAAAATGTGCCTCCACAATACCTGGACCTGCAACTGTCCTGA
- the uvsE gene encoding UV DNA damage repair endonuclease UvsE, whose protein sequence is MKKPLPELGLVCITCGPEVRYRTTTLARHKQFSEEEQKGRLADLYQSNLNTLLSALDFVHQEGWKLYRVTANLFPLSDLEDGLGKAILLEMQEQLAEVGQKAERLGIRVGVHPDQFVVLSSESERVIQNSVQILEHQGWLMDLLGLPRSSWAFMNIHGGKGGRGFKLVETIQTLSEGVKSRLTLENDEKIYSAREIFEACIAAGVPMVFDSHHHVVKEKLPSLSDPSIEQWVKLARETWSEPSWQLVHLSSGREGLHDSRHHDLILDFPEALWDAPWIEVEAKGKETALRNLKAALQSQV, encoded by the coding sequence GTGAAGAAACCTCTGCCTGAACTGGGTCTGGTCTGCATCACCTGCGGTCCAGAAGTGAGATACCGCACCACCACGCTGGCCCGTCACAAGCAATTTTCTGAAGAGGAGCAAAAGGGCAGGCTTGCAGATTTGTACCAGAGCAACCTCAACACGCTGCTGTCTGCGCTGGATTTTGTGCATCAGGAAGGCTGGAAGCTGTACCGGGTAACGGCAAACCTGTTCCCGCTCAGCGATCTGGAAGATGGTCTGGGCAAAGCCATTTTGCTGGAGATGCAAGAACAGCTGGCAGAGGTGGGCCAAAAGGCAGAGCGCCTGGGCATCCGGGTGGGGGTGCATCCCGATCAGTTTGTGGTGCTCAGTTCTGAGTCTGAACGGGTGATTCAGAACAGTGTGCAGATCCTGGAGCACCAGGGCTGGCTGATGGACTTGCTGGGGCTTCCCAGGTCCAGCTGGGCTTTCATGAACATCCACGGTGGCAAAGGAGGCAGAGGGTTCAAGCTGGTGGAAACCATCCAGACCCTCTCTGAAGGTGTGAAATCCAGATTGACCCTGGAGAACGACGAGAAGATCTACTCTGCCAGAGAGATTTTTGAGGCCTGCATTGCCGCAGGGGTGCCCATGGTTTTTGATTCCCATCACCATGTGGTCAAAGAAAAACTGCCTTCCCTGTCGGATCCCAGCATCGAGCAGTGGGTCAAACTGGCCCGTGAGACCTGGTCCGAGCCCTCCTGGCAACTGGTGCACCTGTCCAGCGGCAGGGAAGGTTTGCACGACAGCCGCCACCATGACCTGATTCTGGATTTCCCGGAGGCCCTGTGGGACGCGCCCTGGATTGAGGTGGAAGCCAAAGGCAAAGAAACCGCCCTCAGGAATTTGAAGGCGGCTTTGCAGTCTCAGGTGTAA
- a CDS encoding malate dehydrogenase — protein MKTPVRVAVTGAAGQIGYSLLFRIASGEMLGKDQPVILQLLEIPQGLNALKGVAMELEDCAFPLLVGIVQTDDPNVAFKDADYALLVGARPRSKGMERKDLLEANGAIFTVQGKAINDVASRNVKVLVVGNPANTNALIASKSAPDLSPRQFHAMVRLDHNRAVSQIAGKLGVPSTDVEDVIIWGNHSATQYPDPYNAKVNGKSFAEQVDEEYLVNDFIPTVQKRGAAIIEARGLSSAASAANAAIDHMHDWALGTGDKYVSMGVPSDGSYGIPEGVVYGYPCICKDGDYEIVQGLPVNDFSRERMQATLQELQEEADAISHLFAK, from the coding sequence ATGAAAACCCCTGTTAGAGTTGCAGTGACCGGAGCCGCAGGACAGATCGGCTACAGCTTGCTTTTCCGCATCGCCTCGGGTGAAATGCTCGGCAAGGATCAGCCCGTGATTCTGCAACTGCTGGAAATCCCCCAGGGCCTCAACGCCCTGAAGGGTGTGGCCATGGAACTTGAAGACTGCGCTTTCCCGCTGCTGGTGGGCATTGTGCAGACCGATGATCCCAACGTTGCTTTCAAAGATGCAGATTACGCGCTGCTGGTCGGTGCCCGCCCCCGCAGCAAAGGCATGGAGCGCAAGGACCTGCTGGAAGCCAACGGAGCCATCTTCACCGTGCAGGGCAAGGCCATCAACGATGTGGCTTCCCGCAATGTGAAGGTGCTGGTGGTGGGCAACCCCGCCAACACCAACGCCCTGATTGCCTCCAAGAGCGCTCCTGACCTCTCCCCCCGCCAGTTCCACGCCATGGTGCGTCTGGACCACAACCGCGCCGTTTCTCAGATTGCGGGCAAACTGGGCGTTCCCTCCACCGATGTGGAAGACGTGATCATCTGGGGCAACCACAGCGCCACCCAGTACCCCGATCCTTACAACGCCAAAGTGAACGGCAAGTCCTTCGCCGAGCAGGTGGATGAAGAGTACCTGGTGAATGACTTCATTCCCACCGTGCAAAAACGCGGTGCGGCCATCATTGAGGCCCGTGGCCTGTCCAGCGCTGCCAGTGCTGCCAATGCTGCCATCGACCACATGCACGACTGGGCCCTGGGCACCGGAGACAAGTATGTTTCCATGGGCGTTCCCAGTGACGGCAGCTACGGCATTCCCGAAGGTGTGGTTTACGGTTACCCCTGCATCTGCAAAGATGGCGACTACGAAATCGTGCAGGGTCTCCCTGTCAATGACTTCTCCCGCGAGCGCATGCAGGCCACCCTGCAGGAGCTGCAGGAAGAAGCCGACGCGATTTCCCACCTGTTTGCCAAATAA
- the rplS gene encoding 50S ribosomal protein L19: MTLNRGSILRSVTQAQIRTDIPEFRAGDTVRVDTKVVEGTRTRVQAFEGVVIAVNNSGAGKSFTVRKISFGEGVERVFPFNSPIIQGVTVLERGKVRRSKLYYLRELRGKAAKIKADRGRMLQAGAAKKQK, encoded by the coding sequence ATGACCCTCAACCGTGGCAGCATTCTGCGCAGTGTGACCCAGGCGCAAATCCGTACCGACATCCCCGAATTCCGCGCTGGTGACACCGTCCGTGTGGACACCAAAGTGGTCGAAGGCACCCGCACCCGTGTGCAGGCTTTCGAAGGCGTTGTCATTGCCGTGAACAACAGCGGTGCAGGCAAGAGCTTCACCGTGCGCAAAATTTCCTTTGGTGAAGGCGTGGAGCGTGTCTTCCCCTTCAACAGCCCCATCATCCAGGGCGTGACTGTGCTGGAACGCGGTAAAGTGCGTCGCAGCAAGCTGTACTACCTGCGTGAACTGCGCGGCAAAGCAGCCAAGATCAAAGCCGACCGTGGCCGCATGCTGCAGGCTGGCGCTGCCAAAAAACAGAAGTAA
- a CDS encoding ankyrin repeat domain-containing protein: protein MKQEEQNSFVMAAHHDLNKVKQLLRNIPGLVHARASWNETPLGAAAHVGNKDIMAFLIEAGAKPDICTWAALGNLDEVMKTVQKHPECVQARGAHNLSVVFHAIMGGNFEVLKCLVQQGAPVNEPEGTLTPLHVAVVKGDREAVEFLLDQGADRKTRDREGKTPLERARLIGAKVVDLLR, encoded by the coding sequence ATGAAGCAGGAAGAGCAGAACAGCTTTGTGATGGCTGCGCACCACGACCTGAACAAAGTGAAACAGCTCCTCAGGAACATCCCCGGACTGGTTCACGCCCGGGCCAGCTGGAATGAAACCCCCCTTGGAGCCGCTGCCCATGTGGGGAACAAAGACATCATGGCCTTCCTGATCGAGGCTGGAGCCAAACCCGACATCTGCACCTGGGCCGCCCTGGGCAACCTGGATGAGGTCATGAAAACCGTGCAAAAACACCCCGAATGCGTACAGGCCAGAGGGGCCCACAACCTCAGCGTGGTGTTCCACGCCATCATGGGAGGCAACTTCGAGGTGCTCAAATGCCTGGTTCAGCAGGGTGCTCCTGTCAATGAACCCGAAGGCACCCTCACCCCCCTGCACGTGGCCGTGGTCAAAGGAGACCGGGAAGCTGTGGAATTCCTGCTTGATCAGGGCGCAGACCGCAAAACCCGCGACCGGGAAGGCAAAACCCCTCTGGAGCGGGCGCGATTGATTGGGGCCAAAGTGGTGGATTTGCTGAGGTGA
- a CDS encoding efflux RND transporter permease subunit: protein MKESPIVQFFVNRFVFATAIFGALILVGIISFRGIGVDVLPKFEVPVVAVVTTYPGAGPEEVANQVSKPIEDALATLPGIDSVSSTSSENVSQVIVQFEYGKNPDQAAVEVSQRVNSARSSIPSDANAPVVEKFDPTAQPILSVALSAPGQDLLEVSKYAEDILKLKLQRVSGVTGVTVNGAPTRQIQILVDPARLAAYKITPSQISQAISANSLNLAAGSSNFQGERITYSLRNTAKTTQDVANITVDSSRGLKVQDLAVVRDSSAELDSYSRVNGEPVITLSIQKSSDSNSVSVAADIRAMLADLKLPEGYKTTIVSDTTEAIKLQVEDTWKDALLTILVVSIVCLVFLGKLNTVFSVVLAIPISILGAIIMFKLLGFTFNIISLLAIIVAVGIVVDDSIVVAENVERYRRLGYSLKESVLKGASEVTSAVSASTLSLMAVFIPISFLPGIVGQFFKQFGVVLAAAVAVSWAEALFFLTVRMAYFPDPKELTFSEAARHTLGPKNFVHGVTTFYKNPWSLLTLTVLMFWLGIKQPTGLVGVIAYPLAWGLFIYLFNIVFELFNATSSNLHELNNRGFNGLQNGYASILAAGLKRPWIIIVLAVLTLLSLGVVGPKIPFNFTPKTDNSILIVNLKQPKGTSLSSTNENTRLLENYFLKKPEVKVVETQVGSGGPERSSMTIELLKKGQRSRSVYELAEDYRKDVAELYKNNPQVDVKLQIPQGGPQGESDIAYFLKAPTPELLAERTEKMMDVLRARPYTVDVRSNLSETTPEQVFIPDRDRLVGTGITPFDIANTLKTFNSGSEAGIVRRNGDEYKIVLKADPGLVGNASALLSLPISSPALQGSLPLSALGHFESSRAPAQLTRQDQQFGTVVYANLRPGAPGLAQVQKELQQDFVDQKVIDDQVTLAQDGNSEFLNDLISAAPFAFGLALVLNFLVIASQFNSFRYPFYILLPIPLALVGAFWFSYWFGTGLDVVSVLGTVLLIGLVTKNAILLLDFVVREAKSMDLREALVEAAKLRLRPILMTTITVLVISLPLILGIGEGGELRKPLGVIVLGGVLTGTLLTLFVVPAVFYLFERKRFESGVRLIAE, encoded by the coding sequence GTGAAAGAAAGCCCAATCGTCCAGTTTTTCGTGAACCGTTTTGTGTTTGCGACGGCGATCTTTGGGGCACTGATTCTGGTGGGCATCATCAGCTTCCGGGGCATTGGGGTGGATGTGCTGCCCAAATTCGAGGTGCCGGTGGTGGCCGTGGTCACCACTTACCCTGGAGCAGGCCCCGAGGAGGTGGCCAACCAGGTCTCCAAACCCATTGAAGATGCACTGGCCACCCTGCCCGGCATTGACTCGGTGAGTTCCACCAGCAGTGAGAACGTCTCGCAGGTGATCGTGCAGTTTGAGTACGGCAAGAACCCCGATCAGGCTGCTGTGGAGGTCTCCCAGCGGGTCAACAGCGCCAGAAGCAGCATTCCCTCAGACGCCAATGCCCCGGTGGTGGAAAAATTCGACCCCACTGCGCAGCCGATCCTCTCGGTGGCGCTCAGTGCTCCCGGTCAGGATTTGCTGGAGGTCTCCAAGTACGCAGAGGACATCCTGAAACTCAAGCTGCAACGGGTTTCCGGGGTCACCGGGGTGACGGTGAACGGTGCCCCCACCCGCCAGATTCAGATCCTGGTGGATCCTGCCAGACTGGCCGCCTACAAGATCACCCCCTCGCAGATTTCGCAGGCCATCTCTGCCAACAGCCTGAACCTGGCTGCCGGATCCAGCAACTTTCAGGGTGAGCGCATCACCTACAGCCTGAGGAACACCGCAAAAACCACCCAGGACGTGGCCAACATCACCGTGGATTCTTCCCGTGGCCTGAAAGTGCAGGACCTGGCCGTGGTGCGGGACAGCAGTGCTGAACTGGATTCCTACAGCCGGGTGAATGGTGAACCTGTCATCACCCTTTCCATCCAGAAAAGCAGCGATTCCAACAGCGTGTCGGTGGCGGCAGACATTCGGGCCATGCTGGCAGACCTGAAACTGCCCGAGGGATACAAAACCACCATCGTTTCCGACACCACCGAGGCCATCAAGCTGCAGGTGGAGGACACCTGGAAAGACGCCCTGCTGACCATTCTGGTGGTGAGCATCGTGTGTCTGGTGTTTCTGGGGAAACTGAACACGGTGTTTTCGGTGGTGCTGGCGATCCCGATTTCCATTCTGGGTGCCATCATCATGTTCAAGCTGCTGGGGTTCACCTTCAACATCATCTCGCTGCTGGCCATCATTGTGGCGGTGGGTATCGTTGTAGACGACTCCATCGTGGTGGCGGAAAACGTGGAGCGTTACCGCCGTCTGGGATACAGTCTGAAAGAGTCGGTGCTGAAAGGGGCCAGTGAGGTCACCAGTGCGGTTTCTGCCTCCACGCTGTCCCTGATGGCGGTGTTCATTCCCATCAGCTTCCTGCCCGGCATTGTGGGACAGTTCTTCAAACAGTTCGGGGTGGTGCTGGCTGCTGCGGTGGCGGTGTCCTGGGCAGAAGCCCTGTTCTTTCTGACCGTGCGCATGGCCTACTTCCCGGATCCCAAAGAGCTGACCTTCAGTGAAGCTGCCCGACACACCCTGGGTCCTAAAAATTTTGTGCATGGGGTCACAACGTTTTACAAAAACCCCTGGAGTTTGCTCACCCTGACGGTTCTGATGTTTTGGCTGGGCATCAAACAACCCACAGGTCTGGTGGGTGTGATTGCCTACCCTCTGGCCTGGGGGCTGTTCATTTACCTGTTCAACATCGTCTTTGAGCTGTTCAACGCCACCTCCAGCAACCTGCATGAACTGAACAACCGGGGATTCAACGGGCTGCAGAACGGGTATGCCAGCATTCTGGCTGCAGGATTGAAGCGCCCCTGGATCATCATTGTGCTGGCTGTTTTGACCCTGCTGTCTCTTGGGGTGGTGGGTCCCAAAATCCCCTTCAACTTCACCCCCAAAACCGACAACAGCATCCTGATTGTCAATCTGAAACAGCCCAAAGGCACCAGCCTGTCCAGCACCAACGAGAACACCCGGCTGCTGGAAAACTACTTCCTGAAAAAGCCGGAAGTGAAAGTGGTGGAAACCCAGGTGGGCTCTGGCGGCCCCGAACGGTCTTCCATGACCATCGAACTGCTGAAAAAAGGCCAGCGTTCCCGCAGCGTGTACGAACTGGCGGAAGACTACCGCAAGGACGTTGCAGAGCTGTACAAGAACAACCCCCAGGTGGATGTCAAACTGCAGATTCCGCAGGGCGGACCCCAGGGAGAGAGCGACATCGCCTACTTCCTGAAAGCCCCCACCCCGGAACTGCTGGCCGAGCGCACCGAAAAGATGATGGATGTGCTGCGGGCCAGACCCTACACCGTGGATGTGCGCAGCAACCTTTCTGAAACCACTCCAGAACAGGTTTTCATTCCAGACCGGGACAGGCTGGTCGGAACAGGAATCACCCCCTTTGACATCGCCAACACCCTCAAGACCTTCAACTCCGGGTCAGAGGCGGGCATTGTCCGTCGCAACGGGGATGAATACAAGATCGTGCTGAAAGCCGATCCGGGTCTGGTGGGCAATGCCTCGGCCCTGCTTTCCCTGCCCATCTCTTCCCCTGCCCTGCAAGGCTCTTTGCCGCTGTCTGCCCTGGGACACTTTGAATCCAGCCGTGCCCCGGCCCAGTTGACCCGTCAGGACCAGCAATTCGGCACCGTGGTTTATGCCAACCTGCGCCCAGGCGCTCCCGGTCTGGCCCAGGTGCAGAAAGAATTGCAGCAGGACTTTGTGGACCAGAAGGTCATTGACGATCAGGTGACGCTGGCGCAGGACGGCAACAGCGAGTTCCTGAATGACCTGATCAGCGCAGCGCCCTTTGCTTTCGGGCTGGCCCTGGTGCTGAACTTCCTGGTGATCGCCAGCCAGTTCAACAGCTTCAGGTACCCTTTCTACATCCTGCTGCCCATTCCGCTGGCCCTGGTGGGTGCCTTCTGGTTCAGCTACTGGTTTGGGACGGGTCTGGATGTGGTCAGTGTGCTGGGAACGGTGCTGCTGATCGGTCTGGTCACCAAAAACGCCATTTTGCTGCTGGACTTCGTGGTGCGGGAGGCCAAAAGCATGGATTTGCGTGAAGCACTGGTGGAAGCCGCCAAACTGCGTCTGCGCCCCATCCTGATGACCACCATCACCGTGCTGGTGATCTCGTTGCCCCTGATTCTGGGCATCGGAGAAGGGGGAGAGCTGCGTAAACCCCTGGGTGTGATTGTGCTGGGAGGGGTGCTCACTGGAACCCTGCTGACCCTTTTTGTGGTGCCAGCGGTGTTTTACCTCTTTGAGCGCAAACGTTTTGAGAGTGGTGTGCGTCTGATCGCAGAATAA
- a CDS encoding efflux RND transporter periplasmic adaptor subunit encodes MRKLWFLGVGAALLLAACTPKEKEQSQTTESKPEVVKQELTRKVKVVQATSGVLSSDRTVSVTLSPVKESFVGSTGSGQVKAILAPEGTAVQKDQTVIELDTDALNTQVSNAELSVRSAQINLDKARKAQQESLVLLQAQVATASQSLKLAQKRYSEGLELQKVGGIAQLDLQNLSLNVSNAENQLQSAQDSLTRTGRSGKEDLALLEVQVSQAQNQAQTARKAMQDARIKAPFGGVINEVSVNVGEFLSTGARAFRISDPSTLEGVFRLPPEQSSQFTVGTPLVLKFAGKDYTARLVRQSQVPGQDRLIELVARVGAAGQIPAGSTATLAYDLRIAKGTLVPASALRVTEGITQVFVVKDNLAKAVQVSSLGEADGKVALSGLQGGEHVIYPLPAELTEGTRVEVVQ; translated from the coding sequence ATGCGCAAACTGTGGTTTCTGGGGGTGGGCGCCGCCTTGCTGTTGGCTGCCTGCACCCCCAAAGAGAAGGAGCAGTCCCAGACCACAGAATCAAAGCCAGAAGTGGTCAAGCAGGAACTGACCCGCAAGGTGAAAGTGGTGCAGGCCACCTCTGGGGTGCTCAGCAGTGACCGCACAGTCAGCGTGACCCTCAGCCCGGTCAAAGAAAGCTTTGTGGGCAGCACGGGCAGCGGTCAGGTCAAAGCCATTCTGGCTCCAGAAGGCACAGCGGTTCAGAAAGACCAGACGGTCATTGAGCTGGACACCGACGCTCTGAACACCCAGGTCAGCAACGCTGAACTGTCGGTGCGTTCTGCCCAGATCAACCTGGACAAGGCCCGTAAGGCCCAGCAGGAAAGCCTGGTCTTGCTGCAAGCCCAGGTGGCGACCGCCAGTCAGAGCCTCAAACTGGCCCAGAAGCGTTACAGCGAGGGGCTGGAACTGCAGAAGGTGGGGGGCATTGCCCAGCTGGATTTGCAGAACCTCAGCCTGAATGTCAGCAATGCTGAGAACCAGTTGCAGAGCGCACAGGACAGCCTGACCCGCACCGGACGCTCTGGAAAAGAAGACCTGGCCCTCCTGGAAGTGCAGGTCAGCCAGGCCCAGAACCAGGCCCAGACCGCCCGCAAAGCCATGCAGGATGCCCGAATCAAAGCGCCCTTTGGTGGGGTGATCAATGAGGTCAGTGTGAATGTGGGCGAGTTCCTGTCCACAGGAGCACGTGCCTTCAGGATTTCCGATCCTTCCACCCTGGAGGGGGTGTTCAGGCTTCCTCCTGAGCAGTCCAGCCAGTTCACAGTCGGAACCCCGCTGGTGCTCAAATTTGCAGGCAAGGATTACACCGCCAGACTGGTGCGCCAGAGTCAGGTTCCTGGCCAGGACCGCCTGATTGAACTGGTGGCACGGGTGGGTGCAGCAGGGCAGATTCCTGCAGGCAGCACCGCCACCCTGGCTTACGACCTGCGCATTGCCAAAGGCACCCTGGTGCCCGCCAGTGCCCTCAGGGTCACAGAAGGCATCACCCAGGTCTTTGTGGTGAAAGACAACCTCGCAAAAGCCGTGCAAGTGAGCAGCCTGGGAGAAGCAGATGGCAAAGTGGCCCTCTCTGGTCTGCAGGGAGGCGAGCATGTCATTTACCCCCTGCCTGCAGAGCTGACCGAAGGCACCCGCGTTGAGGTGGTGCAGTGA
- a CDS encoding TolC family protein — protein MKKTLQHTLFVTLFLTSSAFAQQYTLPDALKQVDQVGSVVLAKLEVEDAQANLTRTLSDPLLTRPTEIQAKQRLKTAQVKYDDAVRQAQSQIVSAYTSVLEAQFQVTLLRKSSDVLEQALKIAQIRQKNGSGTALDVKDAEQQVADAEKNVTAATNGLNLAKQSLSNLIGKFDKISDQLGLPDLPKSEAIAQIVERSPNTLQIAQAVELTQMQLDLLDPSYAAQTQIDSAKSSVTQAQQNLSDVKNSLKVQAQSLYDNLLSAQKSYNVQLKARENAKEQLATQKKRLSGGLISPFDYLRAELTELQSELALLQARDTYLKAYYAFQAGSGGR, from the coding sequence ATGAAAAAGACCCTGCAACACACCCTTTTTGTGACCCTGTTTCTGACCAGCAGTGCTTTTGCACAGCAGTACACCCTTCCAGATGCCCTCAAGCAGGTGGACCAGGTGGGCAGCGTGGTGCTGGCCAAACTGGAAGTGGAAGACGCACAGGCCAACCTGACCCGCACCCTCTCGGATCCGCTGTTGACCCGTCCCACCGAAATTCAGGCAAAGCAACGCCTCAAAACCGCCCAGGTCAAATATGACGATGCCGTGCGTCAGGCACAGTCCCAGATTGTCAGTGCCTACACCTCTGTTCTGGAGGCCCAGTTTCAGGTGACGCTGCTGCGCAAGTCCTCTGATGTGCTGGAACAGGCCCTGAAAATTGCCCAGATCCGCCAGAAAAATGGCAGTGGCACGGCCCTGGATGTCAAAGATGCAGAGCAGCAGGTGGCTGATGCTGAAAAGAACGTCACGGCAGCCACCAATGGCCTGAACCTCGCCAAACAGAGCCTTTCCAATCTGATCGGGAAATTTGACAAGATCAGCGATCAACTGGGTTTGCCAGATTTGCCCAAAAGTGAAGCCATTGCCCAGATTGTGGAACGCAGCCCCAACACCCTGCAAATTGCCCAGGCTGTGGAACTGACCCAGATGCAACTGGATTTGCTGGATCCCAGCTATGCTGCCCAGACCCAGATCGACAGCGCAAAAAGCAGCGTGACCCAGGCCCAGCAGAACCTTTCGGATGTGAAGAACAGCCTGAAAGTGCAGGCCCAGAGCCTGTATGACAACCTGCTTTCTGCCCAGAAAAGCTACAACGTGCAACTGAAAGCCAGAGAGAATGCGAAAGAGCAACTGGCCACCCAGAAAAAACGCCTTTCGGGCGGACTGATCAGCCCTTTTGATTACCTGCGGGCCGAACTGACCGAGCTGCAATCTGAACTGGCCCTGCTGCAGGCCAGAGACACGTACCTGAAAGCCTACTACGCCTTCCAGGCAGGTTCAGGGGGACGTTGA
- a CDS encoding TolC family protein, giving the protein MIHKIKRLAGWKLLLGAGLISLGLGMGQAQSWTQELLKHPSVLSASLQLRAAQAQLNALQSPVTLVGGGGYQNTDYVDGMPGFKDSAGWDATLTASFQLFPYGDAADQISKAEMGVKQAQLGFRVALSRAETQVLVAAHQLQLALLGKQLAQQGEQLALKSLEGTKLRASKGGTSPAELRTAESAYQEAQEQVRSADGNVRLAELNLSSWVGSAQVQLPENLKYPVPTLSAEQQNALFALEQTRIQVEALKRQFLPTFNARYTYQANANSNLTFSLDSSTLQPALTYKYDSTTDTKVLNSQLVLGLKFTLTPTLGEALSAADAQLAAAEATVKNAALTREVQEASLKMRHEQALRQLALKIQAVSNAALSLSEAQKREELGLSSPLETLKANLDLHQAQLAEQQARLDVLQKVLDAYQFYALPPIEVNP; this is encoded by the coding sequence GTGATTCACAAGATAAAGCGTTTGGCAGGTTGGAAGCTTCTGCTCGGTGCAGGCCTCATCAGTCTGGGCCTGGGCATGGGGCAGGCCCAGAGCTGGACCCAGGAGCTCCTGAAACACCCCAGTGTGCTTTCGGCAAGTTTGCAGTTGCGGGCAGCACAGGCCCAGTTGAATGCCCTGCAGTCCCCGGTGACCCTGGTGGGTGGGGGTGGATATCAAAACACAGATTACGTGGATGGCATGCCAGGATTCAAAGACAGTGCTGGCTGGGATGCCACATTGACAGCATCATTCCAGCTTTTTCCTTATGGTGATGCTGCAGACCAGATCAGCAAAGCCGAAATGGGGGTGAAGCAGGCACAACTGGGCTTTCGGGTGGCTTTGTCACGGGCGGAAACCCAGGTGCTGGTGGCAGCCCATCAATTGCAGCTTGCCCTGCTGGGCAAGCAACTGGCCCAGCAGGGAGAACAACTGGCCCTGAAAAGCCTGGAAGGAACAAAACTCCGGGCCAGCAAAGGGGGAACCAGCCCGGCAGAACTGCGCACTGCAGAAAGTGCCTACCAGGAAGCACAAGAACAGGTGCGTTCTGCAGATGGGAATGTTCGGCTGGCAGAACTGAACCTCAGCTCCTGGGTGGGAAGTGCCCAGGTGCAACTGCCCGAAAACCTGAAATACCCTGTGCCCACTCTGAGTGCAGAACAGCAGAATGCCCTTTTTGCGCTGGAGCAGACCCGCATTCAGGTGGAAGCCCTCAAACGCCAGTTTCTGCCCACCTTCAATGCCAGGTACACCTATCAGGCCAATGCCAACAGCAACCTGACTTTCTCGCTGGATTCCAGCACCCTGCAACCTGCACTCACCTACAAATACGATTCCACAACAGACACCAAGGTGCTGAACAGCCAGCTTGTCCTGGGCCTCAAGTTCACCCTGACCCCCACCCTTGGGGAAGCCTTAAGTGCTGCAGATGCACAACTGGCTGCGGCGGAAGCCACCGTCAAAAATGCAGCCCTCACCCGGGAAGTGCAGGAAGCCAGTCTGAAAATGCGCCATGAGCAGGCCCTCAGGCAGCTGGCCCTGAAAATCCAGGCGGTCAGCAATGCTGCCCTTTCCCTGTCAGAAGCCCAGAAACGTGAAGAGCTGGGCCTCAGCAGTCCTCTGGAAACCCTGAAAGCCAACCTGGATTTGCATCAGGCCCAGCTTGCCGAGCAGCAGGCCCGCCTGGATGTGCTGCAAAAAGTGCTGGATGCTTACCAGTTTTACGCCCTTCCCCCCATCGAGGTGAACCCATGA
- a CDS encoding MarR family winged helix-turn-helix transcriptional regulator: MNHSDPEALSQWDPLYLQLAEGHLRLMYLSHMYVGKMLDQHGLHHIHYGVLQVVGGNTPYSKLELPVSVSDIARTIGLTPATNTALIDRMEKMQLLERTPDASDRRVTRVRLLPKGEALLKELEDHWNRHAHELFSGVSRADLQVVQQVLNSLEGWYAQHMKEKP; this comes from the coding sequence ATGAACCATTCGGATCCCGAAGCACTTTCCCAATGGGACCCTCTCTATCTGCAACTGGCAGAAGGCCATTTGCGGCTGATGTACCTGTCGCACATGTACGTGGGCAAAATGCTGGACCAGCACGGGCTGCACCACATCCACTACGGGGTGTTGCAGGTGGTGGGAGGCAACACCCCTTACAGCAAGCTGGAATTGCCAGTGAGTGTCAGTGACATTGCCCGCACCATCGGCCTGACCCCGGCCACCAACACCGCCCTGATTGACCGGATGGAAAAGATGCAGCTGCTGGAACGCACCCCGGATGCCAGCGACCGCAGGGTGACTCGGGTGCGCCTCCTCCCAAAGGGGGAAGCACTTCTGAAGGAACTGGAGGACCATTGGAATCGGCATGCCCATGAGCTGTTCTCTGGGGTGTCCAGAGCAGATTTGCAGGTGGTGCAACAGGTGCTCAATTCACTGGAAGGCTGGTATGCACAGCACATGAAGGAGAAACCGTGA